The DNA window ACCGCATTTGAAACCCATGGCGTTGACTGAGCTCGTAAAGTCTGAAGGGGAGAAGGAAGAGAACGGAGGATGGGGGCGGCGGCCGGTCGGGATCTCGACCTGGACGCCAGAGTCCCGCGGCTTGACCAGGCGCGGGGGGCGCCGTCATGACGACCCGACGCCCAGACCTCCCCGCGCGACCGGCCCCTAATCCTTGGAGTTGCGTTTGTAAACGTCCTCGAAACGCACGATGTCGTCCTCGCCCAGGTAGGAGCCGGATTGGACCTCAATGATCTCGAGGGGTAGGGAACCGGGGTTCTCCAGGCGATGCTTGGCGCCCACGGGGATGTAGGTGGACTGATTCTCGGTCAGGAGGAAGACGCGGTCCTCGTTGGTCACGCGAGCGGTGCCGGAGACCACGATCCAGTGCTCGGCGCGGTGATGATGCATCTGCAGGGATAGGGTCTCACCGGGCTTGACGGTGAGACGCTTGACCTGGTAACGCTCGCCATGGTCGATGGACTCGAAATCGCCCCAGGGGCGATGGGAACGCTGGTGATGACGCAGTTCACGCCGCTGCTCGCGGCGGAGGTGCTGGGTGACCGCCTTGACATCCTGGGCGTGCTCCTTGCTGACCACTAGCACGGCATCCGGGGTCTCGACCACCACCAGGCCATCGACCCCGATGAGGGCCACCATCCGATGCCGGGCTACCAGCAGATTATTGTGGGCATTGTGGACGAAGGCGTCGCCATCCAGGACATTGCCCTCTTCGTCCTGATCCCGCACCTCCCAGAGTGACGACCAGGCCCCGACATCGGACCAGCCTACGGCCAGGGCCAGTACCAGGGCCGAGGCGCCGGGGGCAGCCTTCTCCTCTGACAGGTGCTCCATGACGGCATAGTCGATGGAATCGCTGGGACAGGCATGGAAGCTGTCCGGGTCCAGGCGCAGGAAGATGCCTTCACTTTCACCCTGGGCGACGGCACGGGCGGCGGCATCCGTGATATCGGGCCGGAATTGGTGAATCAGGCTTAACCACACCGAGGCCCTCATCATGAAGAGGCCGCTGTTCCAAAAGTAGTCGCCGGATTCCAGATAGGCCAGGGCCGTCTCCGCGTCCGGCTTCTCGACGAAGGCGCGCAAGCCAAAGGCGGACCCCGCCAGATCCGGCGCCACGATGGTGTCGCCCTGGCGGATGTAGCCATAGCCGGTCTCCGGCTTGGTCGGCACGATGCCGAAGGTCACCACATGACCCTGGGCGGCCAGGGTGAAGCCATCCGCCACCACCCGGCGGAAGCCCGCCTCGTCGCGCATGGTGTGATCCGCCGGCATGACCAGCAGCACCGGGTCCTGGCCCTCGCGGCTGGCGACCAGGGCCGCGGCGGTAAGGGCCGGGGCCGTGTTGCGCCCCTCGGGCTCCAGGATGATTGACGCTGGCTCCCGATGGATGAGGCGGAATTGCTCGGCGACCAGGAAACGATGCCCCTCGTTGCAGACCACCACGGCGTCCGCGACCCCGATGCCGAGACGCGGATGCTCGCGATCGAGCCCATCGAGCCGGCGCACCGTCCCCTGCAACATGGTGTGCTCGCTGGTCAGGGGCAGAAACTGCTTGGGGTAGGCCTCCCGCGACAGGGGCCAGAGACGGGTGCCGGAGCCGCCAGACAGGATCACGGGTTGCAGGCGCATGGATTCGCTTCCTGGTAAGGATCAACAGAGGCTGGGATTATACCTGCCTGGCAGACAATCGGGTTCCCGTTCCGAGGAAGTTTGACCGGGTGCCGCGTCCTGCTCTTCCCTTTTCGGCCATCTGACGGCATCCTTCACCCTCATTGCCAATTGGAGAAGCCCACCATGGGTCATCGCACCCCCCTTTTCGCGGAACATGAACGCCTGGGCGCCCGCATCGTGCCCTTTGGCGGCTGGGACATGCCGCTGCATTACGGCTCCCAGATCGAGGAGCACCTGGCGGTGCGCGCCCGGGCGGGAATGTTTGATATCAGCCACATGCGGGCCCTCGATATTACCGGGGCCGGGGCGCGGGACTTTTTGCGCAGGCTGCTGGCCAATGACGTGGCGCGGCTCCGGGAGCCCGGCAAGGCCCTCTATAGCTGCATGCTGAACGCGCGCGGTGGCGTCCTGGACGATCTCATCGTCTATTTCCGGGGGCCGGAACGCTACCGATTGGTGGTCAACGCGGGGACCGCGGACCTGGATCTGGCCTGGATACAAACCCAGGCCCAGGGCTGGGAGGTCGCCATCCAGCCCCGGACGGACCTGGCCATGATCGCGGTGCAGGGGCCCGAGGCGCGACGGTTGGCGACCCCGCATCTGCCGCTGGCACTGCAAGGGCCGGCCCTGGCCCTGGCACCCTTTTTCGGGGTCGGCGACCCGGATCAGGACTGGTTCGTCGCCCGCACCGGCTACACCGGCGAGGATGGCTTCGAGATCATGCTGCGGGCGGATTGGGCGGCGGGCCTCTGGCAGGCCCTGGTGGCGGACGGGGTGGTCCCCTCTGGTCTGGGGGCGCGGGATACCCTGCGCCTGGAGGCGGGGATGAATCTCTATGGCCAGGACATGGACGGGGACACCAGTCCCCTGGAGGCCGGGCTCGACTGGACCCTGGCCTGGGAACCCGCCGAGCGCGACTTCATCGGCCGCGCGGCCCTGGAGGCACGGCGGACCGCCGGGGGCTTGAGCCGCTTTGTCGGTCTGCTGCTCACGGGGCGTGGCGTCCTGCGCGCCCATCAAAGGGTACTGGTGGGGGGTCACGAGGCGGGGATCACCACCTCCGGCGGTTACGCCCCCAGCCTGCAACGATCCATCGCCCTGGCCCGCCTAGCACCCGGCATCGCCTTGGACAGTGGCGACCGGTGCGAGGTGGATATCCGTGGCAAGCCGACGGCGGCCAGGCTGGTCAAGCCACCCTTCGTGCGTCAAGGTACCATCCGCATCGACTTGGATTAAAATCGCCGGGTTCGGGACCCTTGGTCCCACATCGACAAGCAACCCTATCAGGAGGAGACCCCCATGAGCCAAGTGCCCAGCGAGCTGAGATATACCAAGGATCACGAATGGGCCCGGGACAATGGCGACGGCACCCTGACCGTCGGCATCACCGACCATGCCCAGGAGGCCCTGGGGGACCTGGTCTTCGTCGAGGTGCCGGAGCCGGGACGCGAGGTTGCCGTGGGCGAGGCCTGCGCCGTGGTCGAATCCGTCAAGGCCGCCTCGGATATCTTCAGTCCATTGGCGGGCACCGTGGCCGAGGTCAATGGCGCCCTGGCCGATACCCCGGAACGCATCAACGAGGACCCCTATGGCGAGGGCTGGATCTTCAAACTCTCCCCGTCCGACGGGTCCGCCTTTGCCGGCCTGCTGGACGCGGACGCCTATGCCCGCCTCCTGGACGACGACTAACCCGAGCGACACCCATGCCGTTCATCCCCCACACCCCCGATCAGGTGGCGGCCATGCTGGCGGTCATCGGCGTCGAGGATATTGATGACCTCTTCGACGAGATTCCCGCGCACCTGCGGGCGGGGGAGCTGAAGGGCATCCCCGCGGCCCTGCCGGAGATGGAGGTCGGTCGCCTGATGGCGGCCCGGGCGCGGGCGGACGGCCAGCCGCTCTGCTTCATCGGCGCCGGCGCCTATGACCACCACATCCCGGCCGTGGTCTGGCAACTGGTCGCGCGAGGTGAACTCTACAGTGCCTACACCCCCTATCAGGCCGAGGCCAGCCAGGGCACCCTGCAGATCCTCTACGAATTCCAGTCCATGATGACGGCCCTGACCGCCCTGGACGTCTCCAACGCCTCCCTGTACGACGGGGCCTCGGCCCTGGCGGAGGCCATCCTGATGGCGGTACGCGCCAATCGGCACGGCAAGGCCCGACGGGTCCTGGTGCCGCGCGGCCTGCACCCGCGCTATCGGGCCGTGGCGCGGGCCATCGTCGGCCAGCAGGACATCGAACTGGTGGAGGTGCCCTTCGACCCCGCCGGCGGCCACCTGACCCTGGAGGCCCTGACGCCCTTCGCCGCGGAACCCTTCGCCGCCCTGGTGGTCCCCCAGCCCAACTTTTTCGGCGTCCTGGAGGAGGTCGATGAACTGACCGACTGGGCCCAGGCCCAGGGCGCCCTGGTCATCGGCGTCGTCAATCCCGTCGCCCTGGCCCTGCTGTCGCCGCCGGGCGACTGGGGACAAAATGGCGCCGATATCGCCTGTGGCGAGGCCCAGCCCCTGGGCATGCCCCTGGCCTCCGGGGGGCCCTATGCCGGTTTCCTCTGCTGCAAGGCGGCCCTGATGCGGCAATTGCCGGGGCGCATCGCGGGCCGCACCCTGGACCTGGAGGGCAAGCCGGGCTTTACCCTCACCCTCCAGGCCCGGGAGCAGCACATCCGCCGCTCCCGCGCCACCTCCAACATCTGCACCAACCAGGGCCTGCTAGTCACCGCCGCGACCATCCACCTGGCCCTGCTGGGGGCGGAGGGGCTGGCGCGGACCGCCGCCGCATGTCATACCAATACCCGGCGGCTGTCCGCCAGCCTGTGCGCGACCCCCGGGGTGGAGCCCATCTTTGATCGGCCCTGCTTTCACGAGCAGGCCCTGCGGCTGCCCGCGCCCGCGGCGGATGTGCTACGCTCCCTCGCCGCGCATAACATCCTGGGTGGCTTCGATCTGGGGACGGATTACCCGGAACTCGGCCCGGCGATCCTGGTCTGTGCCACCGAGTTGCGCGCGGAAGAGGATATCGCGGCCTACGCCACCAAGCTGGCGCGCGTCATCGCCACTCGTACCCAGGCCCGCTGCCCGGTTGAACCCAAATTTTGATCCTTGCCCCTTAATCCCCAGGCAGTCCAAGCCTTCACCCAACCCAGGAGACCCGCAATGGCCCAAACCGCCCTTCAAGGCAACCCCGTCCAGCTCTCCGGCGATCTGCCCGCCGTCGGTTCCAGCGCTCCGGACTTTTCCCTCACTGCTGGCGACCTGAGCGATGTCAGCCTAGCGAGCTACGCCGGCAAGAAGAAGCTGCTCAATATCGTGCCCAGTCTGGACACCGGCGTCTGCGCCGCTTCAACCAAGAAGTTCAACGACATGATGGCCGGCCGCGCCGATGCCGTCGCCCTGGTCATCTCCGCCGACCTGCCCTTTGCCTCCGGCCGCTTCTGTAGCGCCGAGGGCATCACCAACGTCATCAACCTGTCCATGATGCGGTCCCGCAACTTCGCCAAGGACTACGGCGTCCTTATCAACGATGGCCCCCTGGCGGGCATCACGGCCCGCGCCGTGGTCGTCCTGGATGCCAACAACCAGGTCGTCTACACGCAATTGGTGCCCGAGATCACCCAGGAACCAGATTACGACGCGGCCATGGCGGCCCTCGGCTGATCCCTGGCTCGATGACCAGTCCTGGGAGCGAACCCTTTGCCGCGCGGCGGCGAGCGGCGGCGAGCAGCACCGGCCATTGCTCCCAGGGACCCCTGGCCTGCCTTTCGGGGTGAAGGCCAGGTTTCGAGGCTAACTCGGGGCGGCCAGCCCAATTCGGTCGCCCCCCTGCCCTATCCCGGACCCAAGATGCTGATCCAGGAAATCTCCCGCCCCGGCCGGCGCGCCAGCGCCCAGGCCCCCCTGTCCCATGCCGAGGTCGGCGATCTGCCCGCGCATCTGCGTCGCGCCAGCCCTCCCGCCCTGCCGGAGGTCTCCGAACTCCAGGCCGTGCGCCATTACACCCGGCTGTCGCAAAAGAACTTTTCCATCGACACCCATTTCTATCCCCTGGGCTCCTGTACCATGAAGTACAACCCCCGGGCCTGCCATAGCCTGGCCTCCCTGCCCGGCTTCCTGGCGCGTCATCCCCTGGCGCCGGCAACCCACGGCCAGGGCATCCTGGCCTGCCTATACGAGCTGCAGCAACTGCTCGCCGAGGTCACCGGCATGCACGCCGTGTCCCTGGCCCCCGCCGCGGGCGCTCAGGGTGAGTTTGCCGGCGTGGCCATGATCCGCGCCTACCATGAAGCGCGCGGCGACCGGGGCCGCACCGAGATCCTGGTCCCCGACGCCGCTCATGGCACCAACCCCGCCTCCGCCGCCATGTGCGGCTTCCGGGTGCGCGAGATACCCACCGGCGCCGATGGCGACCTCGACCTGGAGGCCCTGCGCGCCGCCCTGGGCCCCCAGACCGCCGGCATCATGCTCACCAACCCGAGCACCATCGGCGTCTTTGATCGCCGTATCGGCGCCGTCGCCGAGGCCGTCCACGAGGCCGGGGGGCTCCTCTATTACGATGGCGCCAACCTCAACGCCATCCTCGGCCAGGTCCGGCCCGGCGACATGGGCTTCGACGTCATCCACATGAATCTGCACAAAACCTTCGCCACCCCCCACGGTGGCGGCGGACCCGGCGCGGGCCCCGTGGGCGTCTCGGCGCGCCTGGAGCCCTTCCTGCCCCTGCCCCTGCTGGCGCGGGAGGGCCAGGACTATCGCTGGCTGGAGGAGGCGGACCGCCCCCAAAGCATTGGCCGCCTCACCGCCTTTGGCGGCAATATCGGCATTCTGCTGCGGGCCTACATCTATGCCCGTCTGGTGGGGCGGGAGGGCATGAAGCGCATCGCCGAGTACGCCAGCCTCAACGCCAACTATCTCTTCAAGCGCCTGGTCGAAGCCGGCTTCGAGCCCGCCTATGGCCGGCGTCGCGCCAGTCATGAGTTTATTCTGACCCTGCGCCGGGAGGCCAAGGCCACGGGCGTCAACGCCATGGACTTCGCCAAGCGCCTGCTGGATTACGGCTTCCACGCCCCCACCACCTATTTCCCCCTGCTCGTCCCCGAGTGCCTCCTCATCGAGCCCACGGAGACCGAGACCCCGGAGGAACTGGACAGCTTCGTGGCGGCCATGACCGCTATCCGCGCGGAGGCCCAGACGGACCCGGAACGGGTCAAGGGCGCGCCCCATAGCCTGCCGGTGCGACGCCTGGACGATGTCCGGGCCGCCCGGGAGC is part of the Chromatiaceae bacterium genome and encodes:
- the tpx gene encoding thiol peroxidase — translated: MAQTALQGNPVQLSGDLPAVGSSAPDFSLTAGDLSDVSLASYAGKKKLLNIVPSLDTGVCAASTKKFNDMMAGRADAVALVISADLPFASGRFCSAEGITNVINLSMMRSRNFAKDYGVLINDGPLAGITARAVVVLDANNQVVYTQLVPEITQEPDYDAAMAALG
- a CDS encoding mannose-1-phosphate guanylyltransferase/mannose-6-phosphate isomerase — encoded protein: MRLQPVILSGGSGTRLWPLSREAYPKQFLPLTSEHTMLQGTVRRLDGLDREHPRLGIGVADAVVVCNEGHRFLVAEQFRLIHREPASIILEPEGRNTAPALTAAALVASREGQDPVLLVMPADHTMRDEAGFRRVVADGFTLAAQGHVVTFGIVPTKPETGYGYIRQGDTIVAPDLAGSAFGLRAFVEKPDAETALAYLESGDYFWNSGLFMMRASVWLSLIHQFRPDITDAAARAVAQGESEGIFLRLDPDSFHACPSDSIDYAVMEHLSEEKAAPGASALVLALAVGWSDVGAWSSLWEVRDQDEEGNVLDGDAFVHNAHNNLLVARHRMVALIGVDGLVVVETPDAVLVVSKEHAQDVKAVTQHLRREQRRELRHHQRSHRPWGDFESIDHGERYQVKRLTVKPGETLSLQMHHHRAEHWIVVSGTARVTNEDRVFLLTENQSTYIPVGAKHRLENPGSLPLEIIEVQSGSYLGEDDIVRFEDVYKRNSKD
- the gcvH gene encoding glycine cleavage system protein GcvH, which translates into the protein MSQVPSELRYTKDHEWARDNGDGTLTVGITDHAQEALGDLVFVEVPEPGREVAVGEACAVVESVKAASDIFSPLAGTVAEVNGALADTPERINEDPYGEGWIFKLSPSDGSAFAGLLDADAYARLLDDD
- the gcvT gene encoding glycine cleavage system aminomethyltransferase GcvT, with amino-acid sequence MGHRTPLFAEHERLGARIVPFGGWDMPLHYGSQIEEHLAVRARAGMFDISHMRALDITGAGARDFLRRLLANDVARLREPGKALYSCMLNARGGVLDDLIVYFRGPERYRLVVNAGTADLDLAWIQTQAQGWEVAIQPRTDLAMIAVQGPEARRLATPHLPLALQGPALALAPFFGVGDPDQDWFVARTGYTGEDGFEIMLRADWAAGLWQALVADGVVPSGLGARDTLRLEAGMNLYGQDMDGDTSPLEAGLDWTLAWEPAERDFIGRAALEARRTAGGLSRFVGLLLTGRGVLRAHQRVLVGGHEAGITTSGGYAPSLQRSIALARLAPGIALDSGDRCEVDIRGKPTAARLVKPPFVRQGTIRIDLD
- the gcvPA gene encoding aminomethyl-transferring glycine dehydrogenase subunit GcvPA gives rise to the protein MPFIPHTPDQVAAMLAVIGVEDIDDLFDEIPAHLRAGELKGIPAALPEMEVGRLMAARARADGQPLCFIGAGAYDHHIPAVVWQLVARGELYSAYTPYQAEASQGTLQILYEFQSMMTALTALDVSNASLYDGASALAEAILMAVRANRHGKARRVLVPRGLHPRYRAVARAIVGQQDIELVEVPFDPAGGHLTLEALTPFAAEPFAALVVPQPNFFGVLEEVDELTDWAQAQGALVIGVVNPVALALLSPPGDWGQNGADIACGEAQPLGMPLASGGPYAGFLCCKAALMRQLPGRIAGRTLDLEGKPGFTLTLQAREQHIRRSRATSNICTNQGLLVTAATIHLALLGAEGLARTAAACHTNTRRLSASLCATPGVEPIFDRPCFHEQALRLPAPAADVLRSLAAHNILGGFDLGTDYPELGPAILVCATELRAEEDIAAYATKLARVIATRTQARCPVEPKF
- the gcvPB gene encoding aminomethyl-transferring glycine dehydrogenase subunit GcvPB translates to MLIQEISRPGRRASAQAPLSHAEVGDLPAHLRRASPPALPEVSELQAVRHYTRLSQKNFSIDTHFYPLGSCTMKYNPRACHSLASLPGFLARHPLAPATHGQGILACLYELQQLLAEVTGMHAVSLAPAAGAQGEFAGVAMIRAYHEARGDRGRTEILVPDAAHGTNPASAAMCGFRVREIPTGADGDLDLEALRAALGPQTAGIMLTNPSTIGVFDRRIGAVAEAVHEAGGLLYYDGANLNAILGQVRPGDMGFDVIHMNLHKTFATPHGGGGPGAGPVGVSARLEPFLPLPLLAREGQDYRWLEEADRPQSIGRLTAFGGNIGILLRAYIYARLVGREGMKRIAEYASLNANYLFKRLVEAGFEPAYGRRRASHEFILTLRREAKATGVNAMDFAKRLLDYGFHAPTTYFPLLVPECLLIEPTETETPEELDSFVAAMTAIRAEAQTDPERVKGAPHSLPVRRLDDVRAAREPDLAWKGSPAHG